The genomic DNA TACAGGTTCTCCATCGGGTTCCGCTTCTAAGCCCATCGCTTAGAGAGTCCCAAGGGGCGGCTTCGGCCGCCCTTTTTTTTGTCCGGCTCTCAGCGCCCACCTGGTCGGATAGTGTGGGGCGCCGGATTCCGGCTCCGGCTGATTCATAAATGTCTCAATCCGTGCAAGCGCGCTCGACTGTAGTGATCCTGGCGATGGTCCTGTGCTCCTGCGGGCCGACGGCGCAATCGCAGGTCGAGTCCGCGACGGCCACCGGTGCGGAGACATCGGCACCCGAAGAGAGCGGTATCTTTGCCGACGTCACCGTCGAGGCCGGCCTCGACTTCCGCCACTTCAACGGTATGACCGGAGAGCTTTACTTCGCCGAGATGAACGGTGCCGGTGCCGGTCTCTTCGACTTCGACAACGACGGCGATCTCGATGCCTATCTGGTTCAGGGAGCGCACTTGGGCGACTCCGACGACGATTCCGGGGAGTCGCTGACGGATCGCCTGTTTCGCAACGAGCTCGACCCGGGCGCTCCCGCCGGTACCGTCCCCGGTTTCACCGACGTCACCGAAGTCAGCGGCCTTTCAGCGGAGCGCTACGGGATGGGTGTGACGGCCGGGGACTTCGACAATGACGGTTGGACCGATCTCTACGTAACGAATCTCGGCGCCAACCAGCTGCTGCGCAACAACCGGGACGGAACTCTCTCGGATGTCACAGCCAGGGCGGGAGTCGGCGACGAGGCCTGGAGTGTCTCGGCGACCTTTGTCGACTTCGACCGTGACGGCAGGCTGGATCTTTATGTGACCAACTATGTCGACTTCAGTCTCGCCAACCATCGAGTGTGTCCGGCTCCCGGCGGGTCGCCGGACTACTGCGGTCCGCTGGCTTTTGCTTTCGTGAGCGACCGGCTCTATCGCAACCTCGGTGACGGTACCTTCAAGGACGTTTCGGCAAGCGGCGGACTGAGGGCGGTGAGCGCCGCCGGCATGGGAGCGGTCAGCGGCGACTTCGACGGCGACGGCTGGCCCGACTTCTACGTGGCCAACGATCAGATGGAGAACCACCTGTGGCTGAATCAGGGTGACGGTACCTTCGAGAACCAGGCTCTGTTGACCGCGACGGCGTTCAACGAGAGTGGCGCCCCCGAAGCCAGCATGGGAGTCACCGCCGGCGACTACGACAACGACGGTGACGAAGATCTGTTCTTGACTCATTTGCGCAGAGAGACCAACACGCTCTATCGAAACGACGGCTCGGGCCTGTTCGTCGATGCCACGCGGGCGAGCGGCTTGGGTTCGCCGAGTTGGAGGCACACCAGTTTCGGTACGGCGTGGCTGGATTTCGACAACGACGGCTGGCTCGACCTGCTGACCGTAAGTGGTGCGGTCCGGATCCTCGAAGATCTGGCGCGGCTCGACGACCCGCATCCGCTGCATCAGCCCAACCAGTTGTTTCACGGCATTCAAGGTGGCCGGTTCGAAGAGGTCAGCGATCGCGCCGGCCCCGCCTTCTGCCTCTCGGAGGTCACTCGAGGGGCGGCCTTTGGCGACGTCGACAACGACGGCGATACGGATGTCCTGATCACCAACAACGAAGGGCCGGCCCGGCTGCTTCTCAACGCGGTTGGCCAGAATCGGCACTGGCTCGGTCTGCGGCTGTTGGGAAAGGAGGCCGCTCGGGACATGCTCGGTGCTTGGGTCTGTATCGAGAGGACCGATGGCGGGGAGCTCTG from bacterium includes the following:
- a CDS encoding CRTAC1 family protein, with amino-acid sequence MSQSVQARSTVVILAMVLCSCGPTAQSQVESATATGAETSAPEESGIFADVTVEAGLDFRHFNGMTGELYFAEMNGAGAGLFDFDNDGDLDAYLVQGAHLGDSDDDSGESLTDRLFRNELDPGAPAGTVPGFTDVTEVSGLSAERYGMGVTAGDFDNDGWTDLYVTNLGANQLLRNNRDGTLSDVTARAGVGDEAWSVSATFVDFDRDGRLDLYVTNYVDFSLANHRVCPAPGGSPDYCGPLAFAFVSDRLYRNLGDGTFKDVSASGGLRAVSAAGMGAVSGDFDGDGWPDFYVANDQMENHLWLNQGDGTFENQALLTATAFNESGAPEASMGVTAGDYDNDGDEDLFLTHLRRETNTLYRNDGSGLFVDATRASGLGSPSWRHTSFGTAWLDFDNDGWLDLLTVSGAVRILEDLARLDDPHPLHQPNQLFHGIQGGRFEEVSDRAGPAFCLSEVTRGAAFGDVDNDGDTDVLITNNEGPARLLLNAVGQNRHWLGLRLLGKEAARDMLGAWVCIERTDGGELCRRARAGGSYASSSDPRVLFGLGDSPAVERAKVVWPSGRSEIFSIEGVDRYLTLREGTGQGGP